A window of the Physeter macrocephalus isolate SW-GA chromosome 7, ASM283717v5, whole genome shotgun sequence genome harbors these coding sequences:
- the GTPBP6 gene encoding putative GTP-binding protein 6 isoform X2, translated as MWTLRAAVRPGSRLFRVVRGCGAPRGAPPLPPCPERALAAFRGGLGSPEGRGGGGRGPRADGRRSRTGGKEDEEEPEDAEEEDELLRRDPLLPAGTQRVCLVHPDVKWGPGKPQGTRAEWQVVEAQALVHTLDGWSVVGTMVVPSKTPDRKLIFGRGTLERLTERIRGSPEITAVFLNVERMAAATKKELEAAWGVQVFDRFTVVLHVFRCHARTKEARLQVALAELPLLRSHLKSDVAHLGGRGGDSRHIMGSGESFLQVQQRLLKDKEVKIRKALDRLRRKRLLLGQQRRRREFPVVAVVGYTNCGKTTLIKALTGDATIQPRDQLFATLDVTAHAGRLPSQVTVIYMDTIGFLSQLPHSLVESFSATMEDVSHSDLIVHVRDVSHPETELQKASVLSALRALRPPRPLLDRVVEVANKVDLVPGYRPAEPGAVAVSALLGLGLEALKARLDGAVLRAAGRRVLTLRVGLTGPQLSWLHQEATVQAVDVRPEAGVADVKVIISDSAYGRFRKLFPG; from the exons ATGTGGACCCTGCGAGCCGCCGTCCGCCCGGGGTCCCGGCTCTTTCGCGTGGTTCGCGGCTGCGGGGCTCCGAGGGGCGCGCCGCCGCTGCCGCCCTGCCCCGAGCGCGCGCTCGCCGCCTTCCGCGGGGGCCTGGGGAGCCCGGAGGGgcgagggggtggggggcggggcccaCGTGCAGATGGCCGGAGAAGTCGAACTGGAGGAAAGGAGGATGAGGAAGAACCAGAAGATGCGGAGGAGGAGGACGAGCTGCTGAGGAGGGACCCTTTGCTGCCAGCGGGGACCCAGCGCGTGTGCTTGGTTCACCCTGACGTCAAGTGGGGACCCGGGAAGCCGCAGGGGACCCGAG CTGAGTGGCAGGTGGTGGAGGCACAAGCGCTGGTGCACACGCTGGATGGCTGGTCGGTGGTGGGCACGATGGTGGTGCCCAGCAAAACGCCAGACAGGAAGCTCATCTTCGGCAGAGGGACCCTGGAGCGCCTGACAG AGAGGATCAGAGGGTCCCCGGAAATCACCGCCGTCTTCCTGAATGTGGAGAGGATGGCTGCAGCCACCAAG AAAGAACTGGAAGCCGCCTGGGGTGTGCAGGTGTTCGACCGATTCACGGTGGTCCTTCATGTTTTCCGCTGCCACGCCCGCACCAAGGAGGCCCGGCTGCAGGTGGCGCTGGCCGAGCTTCCCCTGCTCAG GTCCCACCTGAAAAGCGACGTTGCCCACCTGGGCGGACGAGGAGGGGACTCTCGCCACATCATGGGGTCAG GAGAGTCTTTCCTGCAGGTGCAACAGCGCCTCCTGAAAGATAAGGAAGTGAAGATTCGGAAGGCCCTGGACAGGCTCCGCCGGAAGAGGCTTCTCCTGGGGCAGCAGCGGAGGCGGCGGGAGTTCCCTGTGGTCGCCGTGGTCGGATACACAAACTGCg GCAAGACCACGTTGATCAAGGCCCTGACGGGGGACGCCACCATCCAGCCCCGGGACCAGCTGTTTGCCACGCTGGACGTCACAGCCCACGCGGGGCGGCTGCCCTCCCAGGTGACCGTCATCTACATGGACACCATTGGCTTCCTCTCCCAGCTGCCCCACAGCCTGGTCGAGTCCTTCTCGGCCACCATGGAGGACGTGAGCCATTCG GATCTGATCGTCCACGTGCGAGACGTGAGCCACCCCGAGACAGAGCTGCAGAAGGCCAGCGTCCTGTCGGCCCTGCGGGCCCTGCGGCCGCCGCGCCCGCTGCTGGACCGCGTGGTGGAAGTGGCCAACAAGGTGGACCTGGTGCCCGG GTACAGACCCGCCGAACCCGGCGCGGTGGCCGTGTCTGCGCTCCTGGGGCTCGGGCTAGAGGCGCTGAAAGCCAGGCTGGACGGAGCAGTTCTGAGAGCCGCGGGCAGACGGGTCCTCACGCTCCGAGTGGGGCTGACGGGGCCGCAGCTGAG
- the GTPBP6 gene encoding putative GTP-binding protein 6 isoform X3: protein MVVPSKTPDRKLIFGRGTLERLTERIRGSPEITAVFLNVERMAAATKKELEAAWGVQVFDRFTVVLHVFRCHARTKEARLQVALAELPLLRCPLPTQGSVPVPHGHVLPSPEPTHFHARSHLKSDVAHLGGRGGDSRHIMGSGESFLQVQQRLLKDKEVKIRKALDRLRRKRLLLGQQRRRREFPVVAVVGYTNCGKTTLIKALTGDATIQPRDQLFATLDVTAHAGRLPSQVTVIYMDTIGFLSQLPHSLVESFSATMEDVSHSDLIVHVRDVSHPETELQKASVLSALRALRPPRPLLDRVVEVANKVDLVPGYRPAEPGAVAVSALLGLGLEALKARLDGAVLRAAGRRVLTLRVGLTGPQLSWLHQEATVQAVDVRPEAGVADVKVIISDSAYGRFRKLFPG from the exons ATGGTGGTGCCCAGCAAAACGCCAGACAGGAAGCTCATCTTCGGCAGAGGGACCCTGGAGCGCCTGACAG AGAGGATCAGAGGGTCCCCGGAAATCACCGCCGTCTTCCTGAATGTGGAGAGGATGGCTGCAGCCACCAAG AAAGAACTGGAAGCCGCCTGGGGTGTGCAGGTGTTCGACCGATTCACGGTGGTCCTTCATGTTTTCCGCTGCCACGCCCGCACCAAGGAGGCCCGGCTGCAGGTGGCGCTGGCCGAGCTTCCCCTGCTCAG AtgcccactccccacccaggGCTCCGTCCCAGTCCCCCACGGGCACGTGCTCCCATCTCCTGAGCCGACCCATTTCCACGCCAGGTCCCACCTGAAAAGCGACGTTGCCCACCTGGGCGGACGAGGAGGGGACTCTCGCCACATCATGGGGTCAG GAGAGTCTTTCCTGCAGGTGCAACAGCGCCTCCTGAAAGATAAGGAAGTGAAGATTCGGAAGGCCCTGGACAGGCTCCGCCGGAAGAGGCTTCTCCTGGGGCAGCAGCGGAGGCGGCGGGAGTTCCCTGTGGTCGCCGTGGTCGGATACACAAACTGCg GCAAGACCACGTTGATCAAGGCCCTGACGGGGGACGCCACCATCCAGCCCCGGGACCAGCTGTTTGCCACGCTGGACGTCACAGCCCACGCGGGGCGGCTGCCCTCCCAGGTGACCGTCATCTACATGGACACCATTGGCTTCCTCTCCCAGCTGCCCCACAGCCTGGTCGAGTCCTTCTCGGCCACCATGGAGGACGTGAGCCATTCG GATCTGATCGTCCACGTGCGAGACGTGAGCCACCCCGAGACAGAGCTGCAGAAGGCCAGCGTCCTGTCGGCCCTGCGGGCCCTGCGGCCGCCGCGCCCGCTGCTGGACCGCGTGGTGGAAGTGGCCAACAAGGTGGACCTGGTGCCCGG GTACAGACCCGCCGAACCCGGCGCGGTGGCCGTGTCTGCGCTCCTGGGGCTCGGGCTAGAGGCGCTGAAAGCCAGGCTGGACGGAGCAGTTCTGAGAGCCGCGGGCAGACGGGTCCTCACGCTCCGAGTGGGGCTGACGGGGCCGCAGCTGAG
- the GTPBP6 gene encoding putative GTP-binding protein 6 isoform X1: protein MWTLRAAVRPGSRLFRVVRGCGAPRGAPPLPPCPERALAAFRGGLGSPEGRGGGGRGPRADGRRSRTGGKEDEEEPEDAEEEDELLRRDPLLPAGTQRVCLVHPDVKWGPGKPQGTRAEWQVVEAQALVHTLDGWSVVGTMVVPSKTPDRKLIFGRGTLERLTERIRGSPEITAVFLNVERMAAATKKELEAAWGVQVFDRFTVVLHVFRCHARTKEARLQVALAELPLLRCPLPTQGSVPVPHGHVLPSPEPTHFHARSHLKSDVAHLGGRGGDSRHIMGSGESFLQVQQRLLKDKEVKIRKALDRLRRKRLLLGQQRRRREFPVVAVVGYTNCGKTTLIKALTGDATIQPRDQLFATLDVTAHAGRLPSQVTVIYMDTIGFLSQLPHSLVESFSATMEDVSHSDLIVHVRDVSHPETELQKASVLSALRALRPPRPLLDRVVEVANKVDLVPGYRPAEPGAVAVSALLGLGLEALKARLDGAVLRAAGRRVLTLRVGLTGPQLSWLHQEATVQAVDVRPEAGVADVKVIISDSAYGRFRKLFPG, encoded by the exons ATGTGGACCCTGCGAGCCGCCGTCCGCCCGGGGTCCCGGCTCTTTCGCGTGGTTCGCGGCTGCGGGGCTCCGAGGGGCGCGCCGCCGCTGCCGCCCTGCCCCGAGCGCGCGCTCGCCGCCTTCCGCGGGGGCCTGGGGAGCCCGGAGGGgcgagggggtggggggcggggcccaCGTGCAGATGGCCGGAGAAGTCGAACTGGAGGAAAGGAGGATGAGGAAGAACCAGAAGATGCGGAGGAGGAGGACGAGCTGCTGAGGAGGGACCCTTTGCTGCCAGCGGGGACCCAGCGCGTGTGCTTGGTTCACCCTGACGTCAAGTGGGGACCCGGGAAGCCGCAGGGGACCCGAG CTGAGTGGCAGGTGGTGGAGGCACAAGCGCTGGTGCACACGCTGGATGGCTGGTCGGTGGTGGGCACGATGGTGGTGCCCAGCAAAACGCCAGACAGGAAGCTCATCTTCGGCAGAGGGACCCTGGAGCGCCTGACAG AGAGGATCAGAGGGTCCCCGGAAATCACCGCCGTCTTCCTGAATGTGGAGAGGATGGCTGCAGCCACCAAG AAAGAACTGGAAGCCGCCTGGGGTGTGCAGGTGTTCGACCGATTCACGGTGGTCCTTCATGTTTTCCGCTGCCACGCCCGCACCAAGGAGGCCCGGCTGCAGGTGGCGCTGGCCGAGCTTCCCCTGCTCAG AtgcccactccccacccaggGCTCCGTCCCAGTCCCCCACGGGCACGTGCTCCCATCTCCTGAGCCGACCCATTTCCACGCCAGGTCCCACCTGAAAAGCGACGTTGCCCACCTGGGCGGACGAGGAGGGGACTCTCGCCACATCATGGGGTCAG GAGAGTCTTTCCTGCAGGTGCAACAGCGCCTCCTGAAAGATAAGGAAGTGAAGATTCGGAAGGCCCTGGACAGGCTCCGCCGGAAGAGGCTTCTCCTGGGGCAGCAGCGGAGGCGGCGGGAGTTCCCTGTGGTCGCCGTGGTCGGATACACAAACTGCg GCAAGACCACGTTGATCAAGGCCCTGACGGGGGACGCCACCATCCAGCCCCGGGACCAGCTGTTTGCCACGCTGGACGTCACAGCCCACGCGGGGCGGCTGCCCTCCCAGGTGACCGTCATCTACATGGACACCATTGGCTTCCTCTCCCAGCTGCCCCACAGCCTGGTCGAGTCCTTCTCGGCCACCATGGAGGACGTGAGCCATTCG GATCTGATCGTCCACGTGCGAGACGTGAGCCACCCCGAGACAGAGCTGCAGAAGGCCAGCGTCCTGTCGGCCCTGCGGGCCCTGCGGCCGCCGCGCCCGCTGCTGGACCGCGTGGTGGAAGTGGCCAACAAGGTGGACCTGGTGCCCGG GTACAGACCCGCCGAACCCGGCGCGGTGGCCGTGTCTGCGCTCCTGGGGCTCGGGCTAGAGGCGCTGAAAGCCAGGCTGGACGGAGCAGTTCTGAGAGCCGCGGGCAGACGGGTCCTCACGCTCCGAGTGGGGCTGACGGGGCCGCAGCTGAG